The Mobula birostris isolate sMobBir1 chromosome 14, sMobBir1.hap1, whole genome shotgun sequence genome includes a region encoding these proteins:
- the kbtbd13a gene encoding kelch repeat and BTB domain-containing protein 13, whose protein sequence is MPPAAGSVRVRVEAEVFTVEKHTLIEGSEYFRALFESGMRECSMEEIHLQQLPAGGFALTMRVLQGDCPILNSEEIADAIECAVFLQVKSLTEHLIHIISSKNCMVMLQTAAAYGLFELFHASALFIRDIYSNVREDLSFLPEDQLDYIESLSPSTLAAVATHSPSSQYLDDHSRTICYLDEAGNTWRTLTSLPDKASTSLAGIAVVDNNIYIVGGVDGLSKQVVKLNFCYSTERNSWSEFPSMQHLRHSLTLTGQDGCLFAIGGIYKNTVLTAVEKYHVASKTWSFAAHLPRPGEGIACTRAMSRIFVCLWLPMDTTDIYEYKTSRDEWFLVTTLKRQQSYGHCMVAHLDNLYVIRNGPADDFLRCFIDCFNLTRQQWMSMCGYYVNSKGALFTATIRGDNVFTVNRMLTLVYDIQKDKWKPAREGAGFPRSGSMHAFLLRLPKKGPHTRTN, encoded by the coding sequence ATGCCGCCGGCAGCGGGTTCCGTGCGAGTGAGAGTGGAGGCCgaggtcttcactgtggagaagCACACACTGATTGAGGGCAGTGAGTATTTCAGGGCTCTCTTTGAGTCTGGCATGCGGGAGTGCTCGATGGAGGAAATTCACCTGCAGCAGCTCCCGGCCGGTGGATTCGCTTTAACCATGAGAGTTCTGCAAGGGGACTGCCCCATTCTGAACAGCGAGGAGATCGCTGACGCCATTGAGTGTGCAGTCTTCCTGCAAGTGAAGTCTCTGACTGAACACCTTATCCACATCATCAGCTCCAAGAACTGCATGGTGATGCTCCAGACAGCAGCAGCGTACGGGCTCTTTGAACTTTTCCATGCATCTGCTCTGTTTATTAGAGATATTTATTCTAATGTCAGGGAGGACTTGAGCTTTTTACCTGAGGATCAGTTGGATTATATTGAATCCCTGTCTCCCAGTACACTCGCGGCTGTGGCCACTCACTCACCCTCTTCTCAATATCTTGATGACCATTCCAGAACAATCTGCTACTTGGACGAAGCAGGGAATACTTGGAGAACTTTGACCTCGTTACCCGACAAAGCTAGCACATCTCTCGCAGGCATTGCTGTGGTGGACAATAATATCTACATAGTTGGAGGTGTTGATGGACTGAGCAAGCAGGTCGTAAAGCTTAACTTTTGCTACAGTACTGAAAGGAACAGCTGGAGTGAATTTCCCAGCATGCAACACCTTCGTCACAGCCTAACACTGACAGGGCAAGATGGCTGCCTTTTTGCCATTGGAGGAATATACAAGAATACGGTGCTCACAGCTGTGGAGAAGTACCACGTGGCATCCAAGACATGGTCCTTTGCTGCACATCTTCCCAGACCTGGAGAGGGGATAGCCTGCACACGAGCAATGAGCCGGATTTTTGTGTGCCTTTGGCTTCCAATGGACACCACCGACATCTATGAATACAAGACCAGCAGGGATGAATGGTTTCTTGTAACCACACTCAAACGCCAACAAAGTTATGGACACTGCATGGTCGCCCATTTGGACAATCTGTACGTCATAAGAAATGGACCAGCAGATGATTTCTTGAGGTGTTTCATCGATTGCTTCAACCTCACCAGGCAACAATGGATGAGCATGTGTGGCTATTATGTCAACAGTAAAGGAGCACTTTTCACGGCAACCATCAGAGGTGATAATGTTTTTACAGTAAACAGAATGCTGACCCTGGTCTATGACATACAAAAAGATAAGTGGAAACCAGCGAGGGAAGGGGCTGGATTTCCCCGAAGTGGCTCCATGCACGCCTTCTTACTTCGACTGCCAAAGAAAGGGCCCCACACCAGAACTAACTGA